The DNA window TCGGTCGCGCTTGCGGCGGATCACTTCCTGCGGGACGAAGTCGGGATTGGTCATCGGAAGGTCTCCGTCACGTCGGGGCAGACTCTCAGGGCAGGCGCGCGAGCCGCGCGGCGAGCAGATCATAGAAGCCGTCCACATCGACCTGCCTCAGGAAGGTGGCATTGGCGGGCCGTTCGGTGACGCGCCACCAGTCGACGACGGTCATGCCGGTGGTGTAGGTGCCGGTCAGCTCCACTTCGACGTTGACGAAGCGGCCGGCGAACAGGTCGGGCCGCAGCAGATAGGCGACGGCGCAGGGGTCGTGCAGAGGCGCGCCATCCCAACCATATTTCTTCAGATCGAAATGTTCGGAAAAGCGCAGCATGGCCGCCGCCGCCTTGGCCGACGCGGTGCCCGATGCCTCGATGGCAGCAAGGCGGGCCGGCGTCGACCGGCACTGATGCGTCACGTCCATCGGGACCATGGTGATCTTGAGGCCGCTCTTCAAAACCACGTCCACCGCTTCGGGGGCGACGTAGTCGTTGAAGCCGGCGGACGGCGTGATGTTGCCGCCCTCGCTGAAAGAGCCGGAGATCATCACCAGTTCGCCGATGCCGGCCTTGATGCTTGGTGCCTGGACGAGCGCCAGGGCGAGGTTGGTGAGCGGGCCGAGCGTTACCAGTGTGATTTCGCCGGGCGCTGCGGCATGCAGTGTGTCGATCAGGAAGGCGACG is part of the Pleomorphomonas sp. PLEO genome and encodes:
- a CDS encoding nucleoside hydrolase → MARKIIIDTDPGQDDAVAMLMALASPDELEVLGIVTVAGNVPLERTTYNARQVLELADRLDVPLHAGCDRPMRRPLVTAEHVHGPTGLDGPSLPVPHLPVQAKHGVAFLIDTLHAAAPGEITLVTLGPLTNLALALVQAPSIKAGIGELVMISGSFSEGGNITPSAGFNDYVAPEAVDVVLKSGLKITMVPMDVTHQCRSTPARLAAIEASGTASAKAAAAMLRFSEHFDLKKYGWDGAPLHDPCAVAYLLRPDLFAGRFVNVEVELTGTYTTGMTVVDWWRVTERPANATFLRQVDVDGFYDLLAARLARLP